The following are encoded together in the Salvia hispanica cultivar TCC Black 2014 chromosome 6, UniMelb_Shisp_WGS_1.0, whole genome shotgun sequence genome:
- the LOC125195875 gene encoding adenylate kinase 5, chloroplastic isoform X2, protein MVTTRLSLKDVKEKGWLLDGYPRSSAQAESLEKRSIRPDIYVMLEVPDDVLIDRCIGRRLDPLTGKIYHVKNFPPENEEIKDRLVTRPDDTEEKVKSRLEIYKRNVESILSTYSDVMVKINGNRAKEEVFEEIDSLLLRLQKDKEEKSKSGELVRNENQLDSLSLDKNKWRGIPTKLNNIPHSREIREYFYEDVLQATKRAIEDGKTRLKVEISIPELNPEMDVYRIGTLMELVRILALSFADDGKRVKVCVQGSMGEGALAGMPLQLAGTRKILEFMDWGDGGVMGTFVNIGSIGAKEVEEQDGIYILVAPQNAVGNCIIGDLKAMTDAAAHRPVILVNPKLRDVPGSSGIMQTMGREERLAYAASFEICYFFRLLYYYGTQYPIMGALRMSYPYEYQLYKRVDESPKKEKYELLSTFEKRPSGEEINDSFEGKVRNKAKESKGIWGFLSSIF, encoded by the exons ATGGTGACAACCCGACTATCTCTGAAAGATGTGAAGGAGAAAGGATGGCTTTTAGATGGATACCCACGAAGTTCTGCCCAAGCAGAGAGTTTGGAGAAACGGAGTATTAGGCCTGATATATATGTCATGCTTGAG GTGCCTGATGATGTTCTAATTGACCGATGTATTGGGAGAAGGTTAGATCCTTTGACAGGAAAAATCTATCATGTGAAAAACTTCCCAccagaaaatgaagaaattaaagaCAGGCTTGTTACTCGTCCTGATGACACAGAGGAAAAG GTGAAGTCACGTTTAGAAATATATAAGAGAAATGTTGAATCAATCTTATCGACCTACTCAGACGTAATGGTTAAG ATCAATGGAAACCGTGCAAAAGAAGAAGTTTTTGAAGAGATTGATTCTTTGTTGTTAAGATTGcaaaaagataaagaagaaaaatcaaaatcag GTGAACTTGTAAGAAATGAGAACCAATTGGATTCGTTATCTTTGGACAAG AATAAATGGAGAGGAATACCGACGAAACTAAATAACATTCCTCACTCTAGAGAAATCAGGGAATACTTCTATGAGGATGTGTTGCAAGCAACAAAACGAGCAATAGAAGATGGGAAAACTCGATTGAAG GTGGAAATCAGTATCCCAGagttaaatccagaaatg GATGTATATCGCATAGGTACTCTAATGGAGCTGGTCCGTATTCTTGCTCTTTCCTTTGCGGATGATGGAAAGCGCGTCAAG GTCTGTGTGCAAGGGTCTATGGGAGAAGGAGCATTAGCTGGAATGCCACTGCAACTTGCTGGAACTCGGAAGATTTTGGAGTTCATGGATTGGGGTGACGGTGGTGTTATGGGTACCTTCGTCAATATCGGTTCCATAG GTGCTAAAGAGGTTGAGGAGCAAGATGGCATATATATCTTAGTGGCTCCACAAAATGCAGTAGGGAACTGTATTATTGGT GATCTAAAAGCTATGACTGATGCCGCCGCTCATCGTCCAGTCATCCTTGTCAATCCTAAGCTCAGG GACGTACCAGGTTCAAGTGGTATCATGCAA ACTATGGGCCGGGAGGAAAGATTAGCATATGCTGCTTCATTTGAGATATGCTACTTCTTCCGGTTACTATACTATTATGGAACCCAATATCCGATCATGGGTGCCCTCAG GATGTCTTACCCATACGAATACCAGTTGTACAAGAGGGTCGATGAATCTCCCAAGAAGGAGAAATACGAACTCTTGTCGACATTCGAGAAAAGGCCAAGTGGCGAAGAGATTAATGATTCTTTTGAAGGAAAAGTCAG AAATAAGGCCAAAGAATCGAAAGGAATATG GGGCTTCTTGAGCAGCATATTTTAA
- the LOC125195828 gene encoding DNA replication licensing factor MCM5-like: MSGWDEGGVYYSDQAQFPHGGGDQADTANRHQALQKFKEFIRNFQHKSQPNVFPYREALLSNPRFLLVDLADLISYDPDQILPQFLRQNPADYLPLFENAAAEVLAGLRTRVQGETGEMEEPVPGEVQVLLKSEQDPVSMRSLGAQYISKLVKISGIVIAASRTKAKATYVTLLCKNCKNVKLVPCRPGLGGAIVPRSCDHAPQPGEEPCPIDPWLVVPDKSKYVDQQTLKLQENPEDVPTGELPRNMLLSVDRHLVQTIVPGTRLTIMGIYSVFQAANSSASHKGAVAVRQPYIRVVGLEETSEASSRGPTNFTRDEIEEFKKFASEANAYEEICSKIAPSIFGHVDVKKAVACLLFGGSRKTLPDGVRLRGDINVLLLGDPSTAKSQFLKFVEKTAPIAVYTSGKGSSAAGLTASVIRDNSTREFYLEGGAMVLADGGVVCIDEFDKMRSEDRVAIHEAMEQQTISIAKAGITTVLNSRTSVLAAANPPSGRYDDLKTAQDNIDLQTTILSRFDLIFIVKDIRMYAQDKNIASHIIKIHASADGTMSDARTSKEDNWLKRYINYCRTECRPRLSESAASRLQESYVKIRQDMRKQANETGEATVIPITVRQLEAIVRLSEALAKMTLSHVANDNHVLEAIRLFNNSTMDAARSGLNQHINLTPEMANEIKQAETQIKRRMGIGSHISERRLIDELSRMGLNESIVRRALLIMHQREEVEYKRERRVIVRKA; this comes from the exons atgtctGGTTGGGACGAAGGAGGAGTGTACTACAGCGATCAGGCGCAATTCCCCCATGGCGGAGGCGACCAGGCGGACACCGCCAACCGCCACCAAGCGCTCCAGAAATTCAAGGAATTCATAAGAAATTTCCAGCACAAGAGCCAGCCCAACGTCTTCCCATACAGAGAGGCCCTTTTGTCCAACCCCCGATTCCTGCTTGTCGATCTCGCCGACCTCATATCCTACGATCCCGACCAAATCCTTCCCCAATTCCTCCGTCAGAACCCCGCCGACTATCTCCCGCTG TTTGAAAATGCAGCAGCAGAGGTTCTCGCAGGTCTCAGAACTAGGGTTCAAGGAGAGACTGGAGAAATGGAGGAGCCGGTTCCAGGGGAAGTGCAAGTGCTGTTGAAGTCAGAACAGGATCCTGTATCAATGCGATCACTGGGG GCGCAGTATATTTCAAAACTAGTAAAGATTTCTGGGATTGTTATAGCTGCCTCAAGGACTAAGGCAAAAGCTACATATGTGACACTCTTATGTAAGAATTGCAAGAATGTGAAGCTTGTTCCATGTCGTCCAGGGCTTGGTGGAGCAATTGTCCCGCGATCTTGTGATCATGCTCCTCAG CCTGGAGAAGAGCCATGTCCAATTGATCCCTGGCTTGTGGTTCCTGATAAAAGTAAGTATGTGGATCAACAGACACTAAAGTTGCAGGAGAATCCCGAG GATGTCCCCACTGGAGAGTTGCCAAGGAACATGCTTCTATCTGTAGATCGCCATCTTGTGCAAACAATTGTTCCTGGAACAAGATTGACGATCATGGGGATATACAGTGTCTTTCAAGCTGCCAACTCATCAGCTTC TCATAAAGGAGCAGTAGCAGTAAGGCAGCCCTATATTCGGGTTGTTGGATTAGAGGAAACTTCTGAGGCTAGTTCTCGAGGGCCTACCAACTTCACCAGAGATGAG ATTGaagaattcaaaaaatttgcaTCAGAGGCTAATGCATATGAAGAAATATGCTCCAAGATCGCCCCGTCAATATTTGGCCATGTAGACGTGAAAAAGGCTGTTGCCTGCCTTTTGTTTGGAGGTTCAAGAAAG ACTTTGCCTGATGGTGTAAGATTAAGAGGTGATATCAATGTGTTGCTCTTGGGGGATCCATCCACTGCCAAGTCGCAG TTTCTCAAGTTTGTTGAGAAGACTGCTCCAATAGCTGTTTATACTTCTGGAAAAGGCTCATCTGCTGCTGGTCTGACTGCTTCTGTAATTCGAGATAATAGCACT AGGGAGTTTTATCTAGAAGGAGGTGCCATGGTCCTAGCAGATGGGGGAGTTGTTTGCATAgatgaatttgataaaatgagaTCAGAAGACAG GGTTGCCATTCATGAAGCTATGGAACAGCAAACTATATCCATTGCTAAAGCTGGAATAACAACGGTACTCAACTCAAGGACCTCTGTGCTTGCTGCAGCCAATCCTCCATCTGGGCGTTATGATGACCTTAAG ACTGCACAAGACAACATTGATTTACAGACAACAATTctttcaagatttgatttgatttttatcgTAAAAGATATCAGAATGTATGCCCAAGACAAG AATATTGCCAGCCACATCATCAAAATTCATGCATCAGCTGATGGAACCATGAGCGACGCAAGGACTTCCAAAGAAGACAACTGGCTGAAAAG GTATATAAACTATTGTCGGACTGAATGTCGTCCTCGCCTATCAGAGTCTGCAGCATCCAGATTGCAAGAGAGCTACGTGAAAATCAGACAG GATATGAGAAAGCAAGCAAATGAAACTGGTGAGGCTACTGTGATTCCAATTACAGTAAGGCAGTTGGAAGCTATAGTGAGGTTAAGTGAAGCACTTGCCAAAATGACTCT GTCTCACGTTGCAAATGACAACCATGTCCTAGAAGCCATCAGGCTTTTCAACAACTCTACAATGGATGCTGCACGTTCTGGGTTAAATCAACATATAAACCTTACTCCTGAGATGGCAAATGAGATAAAG CAAGCGGAAACCCAGATCAAGAGACGGATGGGAATTGGAAGCCATATATCAGAGAGGCGGTTGATTGATGAGCTTTCTAGAATGGGCTTGAATGAATCCATT GTTAGAAGAGCGCTGCTGATTATGCATCAAAGAGAAGAAGTAGAATACAAACGAGAAAGACGAGTGATTGTCCGTAAAGCTTGA
- the LOC125195829 gene encoding 60S ribosomal protein L39-3, with protein MPSHKTFMIKKKLAKKQRQNRPIPYWIRMRTDNTIRYNAKRRHWRRTKLGF; from the exons ATG CCGTCGCACAAGACATTCATGATTAAGAAGAAGCTGGCTAAGAAGCAGAGGCAAAACAGGCCGATTCCTTACTGGATCCGTATGCGCACAGACAATACCATCCG GTACAACGCGAAGCGCAGGCATTGGCGCCGTACCAAGCTAGGGTTTTGA
- the LOC125195875 gene encoding adenylate kinase 5, chloroplastic isoform X1 yields the protein MLSCSAVPTFSLTSNLPPSPKPSLSPSLHSSLHFSSISLPLQFTSHHAHACGHASIKAKPLRKTLKIVSSATEPLRVMISGAPASGKGTQCEMIAQKFGVVHISTGDILRAEVSAGTEIGNKAKEYMNSGRLVPDEIVTAMVTTRLSLKDVKEKGWLLDGYPRSSAQAESLEKRSIRPDIYVMLEVPDDVLIDRCIGRRLDPLTGKIYHVKNFPPENEEIKDRLVTRPDDTEEKVKSRLEIYKRNVESILSTYSDVMVKINGNRAKEEVFEEIDSLLLRLQKDKEEKSKSGELVRNENQLDSLSLDKNKWRGIPTKLNNIPHSREIREYFYEDVLQATKRAIEDGKTRLKVEISIPELNPEMDVYRIGTLMELVRILALSFADDGKRVKVCVQGSMGEGALAGMPLQLAGTRKILEFMDWGDGGVMGTFVNIGSIGAKEVEEQDGIYILVAPQNAVGNCIIGDLKAMTDAAAHRPVILVNPKLRDVPGSSGIMQTMGREERLAYAASFEICYFFRLLYYYGTQYPIMGALRMSYPYEYQLYKRVDESPKKEKYELLSTFEKRPSGEEINDSFEGKVRNKAKESKGIWGFLSSIF from the exons ATGTTGAGCTGCTCAGCCGTTCCCACTTTCTCTCTAACCTCCAATCTCCCTCCTTCCCCAAAGCCctccctctctccctctctccattcttctcttcatttttcatCTATTTCTCTCCCGCTACAGTTTACATCTCATCACGCTCACGCGTGCGGCCATGCCTCCATCAAGGCCAAACCTCTGCGAAAG ACTCTCAAAATTGTAAGCTCGGCGACTGAGCCACTGAGAGTGATGATATCAGGTGCCCCGGCTTCAGGGAAGGGGACACAGTGTGAGATGATTGCTCAAAAG TTTGGAGTAGTACACATTTCAACTGGAGATATTCTGCGAGCTGAAGTATCAGCAGGTACAGAAATTGGAAACAAGGCAAAGGAGTACATGAATTCTGGTCGGTTAGTCCCAGATGAAATCGTCACAGCT ATGGTGACAACCCGACTATCTCTGAAAGATGTGAAGGAGAAAGGATGGCTTTTAGATGGATACCCACGAAGTTCTGCCCAAGCAGAGAGTTTGGAGAAACGGAGTATTAGGCCTGATATATATGTCATGCTTGAG GTGCCTGATGATGTTCTAATTGACCGATGTATTGGGAGAAGGTTAGATCCTTTGACAGGAAAAATCTATCATGTGAAAAACTTCCCAccagaaaatgaagaaattaaagaCAGGCTTGTTACTCGTCCTGATGACACAGAGGAAAAG GTGAAGTCACGTTTAGAAATATATAAGAGAAATGTTGAATCAATCTTATCGACCTACTCAGACGTAATGGTTAAG ATCAATGGAAACCGTGCAAAAGAAGAAGTTTTTGAAGAGATTGATTCTTTGTTGTTAAGATTGcaaaaagataaagaagaaaaatcaaaatcag GTGAACTTGTAAGAAATGAGAACCAATTGGATTCGTTATCTTTGGACAAG AATAAATGGAGAGGAATACCGACGAAACTAAATAACATTCCTCACTCTAGAGAAATCAGGGAATACTTCTATGAGGATGTGTTGCAAGCAACAAAACGAGCAATAGAAGATGGGAAAACTCGATTGAAG GTGGAAATCAGTATCCCAGagttaaatccagaaatg GATGTATATCGCATAGGTACTCTAATGGAGCTGGTCCGTATTCTTGCTCTTTCCTTTGCGGATGATGGAAAGCGCGTCAAG GTCTGTGTGCAAGGGTCTATGGGAGAAGGAGCATTAGCTGGAATGCCACTGCAACTTGCTGGAACTCGGAAGATTTTGGAGTTCATGGATTGGGGTGACGGTGGTGTTATGGGTACCTTCGTCAATATCGGTTCCATAG GTGCTAAAGAGGTTGAGGAGCAAGATGGCATATATATCTTAGTGGCTCCACAAAATGCAGTAGGGAACTGTATTATTGGT GATCTAAAAGCTATGACTGATGCCGCCGCTCATCGTCCAGTCATCCTTGTCAATCCTAAGCTCAGG GACGTACCAGGTTCAAGTGGTATCATGCAA ACTATGGGCCGGGAGGAAAGATTAGCATATGCTGCTTCATTTGAGATATGCTACTTCTTCCGGTTACTATACTATTATGGAACCCAATATCCGATCATGGGTGCCCTCAG GATGTCTTACCCATACGAATACCAGTTGTACAAGAGGGTCGATGAATCTCCCAAGAAGGAGAAATACGAACTCTTGTCGACATTCGAGAAAAGGCCAAGTGGCGAAGAGATTAATGATTCTTTTGAAGGAAAAGTCAG AAATAAGGCCAAAGAATCGAAAGGAATATG GGGCTTCTTGAGCAGCATATTTTAA